The Agrococcus carbonis genome has a window encoding:
- a CDS encoding endonuclease domain-containing protein: MDFLDWLRSNGGLCSIERALDRTTREHLDSLWGSVIWAPLRGWVALVGVVDDRTRALRLGGLLSCVSALAASDIWVPPDDRLHVRIRRSTNSARVDATQEDGEVVSHRLLRGRHEPRPPLGTDDLITALAVAARCVEALDLVTMAGDALAKRRITRAALHRLARTLPARLCTALLAVTGASESCSEARFAELLRRARIRFQQQVQVLPGIRVDFLIGRRLIVECDSRAWHGGNVHYERDRRRDAQLSAAGYVVVRVSYQQVMDEGAAVIAQVRRLLRSRADR; encoded by the coding sequence GTGGACTTCCTCGACTGGCTCCGCTCCAACGGCGGACTCTGCAGCATCGAACGCGCGCTCGACCGCACCACTCGCGAGCACCTCGACAGCCTCTGGGGCAGCGTGATCTGGGCGCCGCTGCGCGGCTGGGTCGCCCTCGTCGGCGTCGTCGACGACCGCACCCGCGCATTGCGGCTCGGCGGGCTGCTGAGCTGCGTCTCGGCGCTTGCCGCCTCCGACATCTGGGTGCCGCCCGACGACCGTCTCCACGTGCGCATCCGGCGCAGCACGAACTCCGCTCGAGTCGACGCCACGCAGGAGGACGGCGAGGTCGTGTCGCACCGACTCCTGCGGGGCCGCCACGAGCCTCGTCCGCCGCTCGGCACCGACGACCTGATCACCGCGCTCGCGGTCGCGGCGCGCTGCGTCGAGGCGCTCGACCTGGTGACGATGGCGGGCGACGCTCTCGCGAAGCGGCGCATCACACGAGCGGCCCTGCATCGCCTCGCCCGCACGCTGCCCGCTCGCCTCTGCACGGCCCTGCTCGCGGTGACGGGCGCGTCGGAGAGCTGCAGCGAGGCACGGTTCGCCGAGCTGCTGCGCAGAGCACGTATCCGCTTCCAGCAGCAGGTGCAGGTGCTGCCCGGGATCCGCGTCGACTTCCTGATCGGCAGGCGGCTGATCGTCGAGTGCGATTCCCGCGCGTGGCACGGCGGGAACGTGCACTACGAGCGGGATCGGCGCCGAGACGCGCAGTTGAGCGCGGCAGGCTACGTCGTCGTGCGCGTGTCGTACCAGCAGGTGATGGACGAGGGTGCCGCGGTCATCGCGCAGGTGCGGCGGCTGCTGCGCAGTCGCGCGGACCGGTGA
- the ccsB gene encoding c-type cytochrome biogenesis protein CcsB produces the protein MPVAELDSISLLLVYSAMAVYTLSFIAYAVDVARRSAARPAPAEARELVGAGAPALASRPDASAPASQPASVAPAKPGRGARIGFTLIVIAWLLHLAGTVLRGVAAGRVPWSNMYEFALTGVAVIVGVFVVSRLWKDLNFLGVFFSGLATVFLGVATVNYYVAPTPLPPALQSYWLVIHVFVATLATGLFGLGTGLSILQLIKERRDNGFLRSLPAPVQLEDLAYRVGVIGFIFWTFTLIAGAIWAEHAWGRYWGWDTKEVWTFVIWVVYAGYIHARATRGWRGSRSAWLQIIGFVAIIFNFTIVNQFFAGLHAYSGL, from the coding sequence ATGCCCGTGGCCGAACTCGACTCCATCTCGCTGCTGCTCGTCTACTCGGCGATGGCGGTCTACACGCTGTCGTTCATCGCCTACGCCGTCGACGTCGCGCGCCGATCGGCCGCGCGGCCCGCGCCCGCTGAGGCACGCGAGCTCGTCGGCGCCGGTGCGCCGGCGCTGGCTTCCAGGCCCGACGCATCAGCGCCCGCATCGCAGCCCGCATCCGTCGCCCCGGCCAAGCCCGGCCGCGGCGCGCGCATCGGCTTCACGCTCATCGTCATCGCGTGGCTGCTGCACCTCGCCGGCACCGTGCTGCGCGGCGTCGCGGCGGGCCGGGTGCCGTGGTCGAACATGTACGAGTTCGCGCTCACCGGCGTCGCCGTGATCGTCGGCGTCTTCGTGGTGTCGCGGCTGTGGAAGGACCTCAACTTCCTCGGCGTCTTCTTCAGCGGCCTCGCGACGGTCTTCCTCGGCGTCGCGACCGTCAACTACTACGTCGCGCCGACCCCGCTGCCGCCGGCGCTGCAGTCGTACTGGCTCGTCATCCACGTCTTCGTCGCCACGCTCGCGACCGGCCTGTTCGGCCTCGGCACGGGCCTGAGCATCCTGCAGCTCATCAAGGAGCGGCGCGACAACGGCTTCCTGCGCTCGCTGCCCGCGCCGGTGCAGCTCGAGGACCTCGCGTACCGCGTCGGGGTGATCGGCTTCATCTTCTGGACGTTCACGCTCATCGCCGGCGCCATCTGGGCCGAGCACGCGTGGGGCCGCTACTGGGGCTGGGACACGAAGGAGGTGTGGACCTTCGTCATCTGGGTGGTCTACGCCGGCTACATCCACGCCCGCGCGACGCGCGGCTGGCGCGGCTCGCGCTCGGCGTGGCTGCAGATCATCGGCTTCGTCGCGATCATCTTCAACTTCACGATCGTCAACCAGTTCTTCGCCGGCCTCCACGCCTACAGCGGCCTCTGA
- the resB gene encoding cytochrome c biogenesis protein ResB produces MSPSSSAEATASDPLRPGDHIDAPAPAPPAPGGSKLGLAGWLRFLWRQLTSMRTAIVLLLLLAVGAIPGSLVPQRSSDPNGVIQVRADNPDLVWLYDALSLHDVYSSPWFSAIYILLFTSLVGCVIPRLAHHWRAMRAQPPRTPARLSRLVGFQTVPGDASDLDRAERVLRRLGYRTVRYGESISAERGYLRETGNLLFHIAMLAMILVVGLGSGFGYNGQRLVVEGRGFANALSSYDTFSSGQWFDDAALEPFSVQLDRLDVVYETENPNAVGAPIDFTAHVSVNDRGEQSDAQIKVNEPLGVAGADLYLISNGYAPRISVRDPSGEVVYDEFTPFLAQDDLMTSLGVMKLPDGLDEQLGLRGFFYPTAVELETGALASGYPDLANPVLSLQAFTGDLGLDAGIPRSVYSLETDDMTQIAGGESGTDALVLVPGQTVDIPGGLGTITFEEVRRYGVIDVHVDHTQTPVFWIALVLLVSLLASLLVPRRRMWVKVAGGRLELAGLARGEDPTLERAVDDLAKRLREDGGDADAGADADASATADSTADSAADPAADRAAGRE; encoded by the coding sequence TTGTCACCGTCATCTAGCGCCGAAGCCACCGCATCCGACCCGCTGCGGCCGGGCGACCACATCGACGCACCCGCGCCTGCGCCGCCCGCGCCGGGAGGCTCGAAGCTCGGGCTCGCCGGCTGGCTGCGCTTCCTGTGGCGCCAGCTCACGTCGATGCGCACCGCGATCGTGCTCCTCCTGCTGCTCGCGGTCGGCGCGATCCCCGGCAGCCTCGTGCCGCAGCGCTCGAGCGACCCCAACGGCGTCATCCAGGTGCGCGCCGACAACCCCGACCTCGTGTGGCTCTACGACGCGCTGTCGCTCCACGACGTCTACTCGAGCCCGTGGTTCTCGGCGATCTACATCCTGCTGTTCACGTCGCTCGTCGGATGCGTCATCCCGCGCCTCGCGCACCACTGGCGCGCCATGCGCGCGCAGCCGCCGCGCACCCCGGCGCGGCTGTCGCGGCTCGTCGGGTTCCAGACCGTGCCGGGCGACGCATCCGACCTCGACCGCGCGGAGCGCGTGCTGCGGCGCCTCGGCTACCGCACCGTGCGCTACGGCGAGTCGATCTCGGCCGAGCGCGGCTACCTGCGCGAGACGGGCAACCTGCTGTTCCACATCGCGATGCTCGCGATGATCCTCGTCGTCGGGCTCGGATCCGGCTTCGGCTACAACGGCCAGCGGCTCGTCGTCGAGGGGCGCGGGTTCGCGAACGCCCTCTCCTCCTACGACACGTTCTCTTCGGGGCAGTGGTTCGACGACGCTGCGCTCGAGCCCTTCTCGGTGCAGCTCGACCGGCTCGACGTCGTCTACGAGACCGAGAACCCGAACGCGGTCGGCGCGCCGATCGACTTCACCGCGCACGTGTCGGTCAACGACCGGGGCGAGCAGAGCGACGCGCAGATCAAGGTCAACGAGCCGCTGGGCGTCGCGGGCGCCGACCTCTACCTCATCTCGAACGGCTACGCGCCGCGCATCTCGGTGCGCGACCCCTCCGGCGAGGTCGTCTACGACGAGTTCACCCCGTTCCTCGCGCAGGACGACCTGATGACGAGCCTCGGGGTGATGAAGCTGCCCGACGGGCTCGACGAGCAGCTGGGGCTGCGCGGCTTCTTCTACCCGACCGCGGTCGAGCTCGAGACGGGCGCGCTCGCCTCGGGCTACCCCGATCTCGCGAACCCCGTGCTCTCGCTCCAGGCGTTCACGGGCGACCTCGGGCTCGACGCCGGCATCCCGCGCTCGGTGTACTCGCTCGAGACCGACGACATGACGCAGATCGCCGGCGGCGAGTCGGGCACCGACGCGCTCGTGCTCGTGCCCGGGCAGACCGTCGACATCCCCGGCGGCCTCGGCACGATCACGTTCGAGGAGGTGCGCCGCTACGGCGTGATCGACGTGCACGTCGACCACACGCAGACGCCGGTGTTCTGGATCGCGCTCGTGCTGCTCGTGTCGCTGCTCGCGTCGCTGCTCGTGCCGCGCCGCCGCATGTGGGTGAAGGTCGCGGGCGGGCGGCTCGAGCTCGCCGGGCTCGCGCGCGGCGAGGACCCGACGCTCGAGCGCGCCGTCGACGATCTCGCGAAGCGGCTGCGGGAGGACGGCGGCGACGCCGATGCCGGCGCCGACGCCGACGCCTCTGCGACCGCCGACTCGACCGCGGACTCGGCAGCGGATCCCGCGGCGGATCGCGCCGCCGGGCGCGAGTGA
- a CDS encoding cytochrome c biogenesis CcdA family protein: protein MSGQLLVSVPIAILAGLVSFASPCILPLVPGYLGLMGSLVGEGGGRGRLVAGVALFVAGFTLVFVLGSAVVGVVSSFLLQHADTLVQVLGAVLIVLGLVFVGQFSFLQRIWKPQQVRSGGMWTAPLVGVVFALGWTPCSGPTLAAIGALTVTTGSAWQGAVLGFAYALGLGIPFLLIALGLGWAGGAVAWMRRHIRAINIAGGAMLIAMGVLMVTGAWNAIMQSLQGWIASVVTVI, encoded by the coding sequence ATGAGCGGGCAGCTGCTGGTCTCCGTGCCGATCGCGATCCTCGCCGGCCTCGTCTCGTTCGCGAGCCCGTGCATCCTGCCCCTCGTGCCCGGCTACCTCGGCCTCATGGGCTCGCTCGTGGGCGAGGGCGGCGGCCGCGGCCGCCTCGTGGCCGGCGTCGCGCTCTTCGTCGCCGGCTTCACGCTCGTGTTCGTGCTCGGCAGCGCCGTCGTCGGCGTGGTCAGCTCGTTCCTGCTGCAGCACGCCGACACGCTCGTGCAGGTGCTCGGCGCCGTGCTCATCGTGCTCGGGCTCGTGTTCGTCGGGCAGTTCTCGTTCCTGCAGCGCATCTGGAAGCCGCAGCAGGTGCGCTCCGGCGGCATGTGGACCGCGCCGCTCGTCGGCGTCGTCTTCGCGCTCGGCTGGACCCCGTGCTCGGGGCCGACGCTCGCCGCGATCGGCGCGCTCACCGTCACGACCGGCAGCGCGTGGCAGGGCGCCGTGCTCGGCTTCGCCTACGCGCTCGGCCTCGGCATCCCCTTCCTCCTCATCGCGCTCGGCCTCGGCTGGGCGGGCGGCGCCGTCGCGTGGATGCGCCGCCACATCCGCGCCATCAACATCGCCGGCGGCGCCATGCTCATCGCCATGGGCGTGCTCATGGTGACCGGCGCGTGGAACGCCATCATGCAATCGCTCCAGGGTTGGATCGCCTCCGTTGTCACCGTCATCTAG
- a CDS encoding TlpA family protein disulfide reductase, which yields MTGRMRRVAAGAAAMVALVLTGCASADGVAGQVGDAGYIAGDGFVTEFAPAERGAPAAFSGPLATGGEFDSASLDGVTLVNFWYAACPPCRVEAPVLAELHAEFGDRVDFLGVNVRDGAAQALAFEEQFGIDYPSILDDETAEAQLAFTGIVAPNAVPSTIVLDAEGRVAARVSGAVTDTSILSTLLREELER from the coding sequence GTGACCGGGCGGATGCGGCGGGTCGCCGCCGGTGCCGCGGCGATGGTCGCGCTCGTGCTCACGGGCTGCGCGTCGGCCGACGGCGTCGCGGGGCAGGTCGGCGACGCCGGCTACATCGCGGGAGACGGCTTCGTCACCGAGTTCGCGCCCGCCGAGCGCGGCGCGCCCGCCGCCTTCAGCGGCCCGCTCGCGACCGGCGGCGAGTTCGACTCCGCCTCGCTCGACGGCGTCACGCTCGTCAACTTCTGGTACGCCGCGTGCCCGCCGTGCCGCGTCGAGGCGCCCGTGCTCGCCGAGCTGCACGCCGAGTTCGGCGACCGCGTCGACTTCCTCGGCGTCAACGTGCGCGACGGCGCCGCGCAGGCGCTCGCCTTCGAGGAGCAGTTCGGCATCGACTACCCGTCGATCCTCGACGACGAGACCGCCGAGGCGCAGCTCGCGTTCACCGGCATCGTCGCGCCGAACGCCGTGCCCTCGACCATCGTGCTCGACGCCGAGGGCCGCGTCGCGGCGCGCGTCTCGGGCGCCGTGACCGACACGAGCATCCTGTCGACGCTGCTGCGGGAGGAGCTCGAGCGGTGA
- a CDS encoding histidine phosphatase family protein, which yields MPARRLHLVRHGEVHNPGGVLYGRLPGYRLSERGHRMAELAAAHLASGPAARPVVRLAASPLERAQESAQHWADAFGLQIRTEHRIIEPTNAFEGKTFEASGALRHPSAWPLLRNPFKPSWGEPYRAIAQRVRAAMEDAWDELDESGDDGDIVMVSHQSPIWMAHLDIAGQRLWHDPRKRRCQLSSITTFTRSGGDFTEIGYAEPAASVAAIDQGAV from the coding sequence ATGCCCGCTCGTCGCCTCCATCTCGTGCGCCACGGCGAGGTCCACAACCCCGGCGGCGTGCTCTACGGCCGGCTGCCGGGTTACCGCCTCTCGGAGCGCGGGCACCGCATGGCCGAGCTCGCCGCCGCCCACCTCGCGAGCGGTCCCGCCGCGCGTCCCGTCGTGCGCCTGGCCGCGAGCCCGCTCGAGCGCGCGCAGGAGTCGGCGCAGCACTGGGCCGACGCGTTCGGCCTCCAGATCCGCACCGAGCACCGCATCATCGAGCCCACCAACGCGTTCGAGGGCAAGACCTTCGAGGCGAGCGGCGCGCTCCGGCACCCCTCCGCGTGGCCGCTGCTGCGCAACCCCTTCAAGCCCTCGTGGGGCGAGCCCTACCGGGCGATCGCGCAGCGCGTGCGCGCCGCGATGGAGGACGCGTGGGATGAGCTCGACGAGTCGGGCGACGACGGCGACATCGTGATGGTCAGCCACCAGTCGCCCATCTGGATGGCGCACCTCGACATCGCCGGTCAGCGGCTCTGGCACGACCCGCGCAAGCGGCGCTGCCAGCTCTCCTCCATCACGACGTTCACCCGCTCGGGCGGCGACTTCACCGAGATCGGCTACGCCGAGCCCGCCGCCTCGGTCGCGGCGATCGACCAGGGGGCCGTGTGA
- the aspS gene encoding aspartate--tRNA(Asn) ligase has product MTQRTLIKDLASLPDGPVRVSGWVETVRDQKRVQFVILRDESGSAQLVNPVNDETAATAATISGLMHGSFVSVEGDLKADERVKLGGLEVKVRELTVESVAKDSPIADDSSIDKRLDWRFLDLRRPEAQLIFRVQTTIEHAMRQHWIDEGFIELHTPKLMATASESRAELFEVPYFDTTAYLAQSPQLFKQMAQSAGFGKIFEIGPAFRADPSFTSRHATEFTSVDSEISWIDSHEDVMQLHETLLTKALAAVVERHGAEIQQHFGIELQVPTTPFPRIPHAEVKAIVEARGHRIERQDGDLDPEAERQISQHVKEELGHDFVFVTEYPSSVRPFYHLRPEGRPEVTNSYDLIYNGVEISTGAQREHRVDVLEAQIAEKGMDAAELEEYLDFFRYGVPPHGGFGMGLARVVMLMLGLHSIRESTYLFRGPTRLTP; this is encoded by the coding sequence ATGACTCAGCGGACGCTCATCAAGGACCTCGCATCGCTCCCCGACGGACCCGTGCGGGTCTCCGGCTGGGTCGAGACGGTGCGCGACCAGAAGCGCGTGCAGTTCGTGATCCTGCGCGACGAGTCGGGCTCGGCGCAGCTCGTGAACCCCGTCAACGACGAGACCGCTGCGACCGCCGCGACGATCTCGGGCCTCATGCACGGCTCGTTCGTCTCGGTCGAGGGCGACCTCAAGGCCGACGAGCGCGTCAAGCTCGGCGGGCTCGAGGTGAAGGTGCGCGAGCTCACCGTCGAGTCGGTCGCGAAGGACTCCCCCATCGCCGACGACTCCTCCATCGACAAGCGCCTCGACTGGCGCTTCCTCGACCTGCGTCGCCCGGAGGCGCAGCTGATCTTCCGCGTGCAGACGACGATCGAGCACGCGATGCGCCAGCACTGGATCGACGAGGGCTTCATCGAGCTGCACACGCCCAAGCTCATGGCCACCGCCTCCGAGTCGCGCGCCGAGCTCTTCGAGGTGCCCTACTTCGACACGACCGCCTACCTCGCCCAGTCGCCCCAGCTGTTCAAGCAGATGGCGCAGTCGGCGGGCTTCGGCAAGATCTTCGAGATCGGCCCGGCGTTCCGCGCGGACCCCTCGTTCACGAGCCGCCACGCGACCGAGTTCACCTCGGTCGACAGCGAGATCTCCTGGATCGACTCGCACGAGGACGTCATGCAGCTGCACGAGACGCTGCTGACGAAGGCGCTCGCCGCCGTCGTCGAGCGCCACGGCGCCGAGATCCAGCAGCACTTCGGCATCGAGCTGCAGGTGCCCACGACGCCCTTCCCCCGCATCCCGCACGCCGAGGTCAAGGCCATCGTCGAGGCCCGCGGCCACCGCATCGAGCGCCAGGACGGCGACCTCGACCCCGAGGCCGAGCGGCAGATCTCGCAGCACGTCAAGGAGGAGCTCGGCCACGACTTCGTCTTCGTGACCGAGTACCCCTCGAGCGTGCGGCCCTTCTACCACCTGCGCCCCGAGGGCCGGCCCGAGGTGACGAACTCGTACGACCTGATCTACAACGGCGTCGAGATCTCCACCGGCGCGCAGCGCGAGCACCGCGTCGACGTGCTCGAGGCCCAGATCGCCGAGAAGGGCATGGACGCGGCCGAGCTCGAGGAGTACCTCGACTTCTTCCGCTACGGCGTGCCCCCGCACGGCGGCTTCGGCATGGGGCTCGCGCGCGTCGTGATGCTCATGCTCGGCCTGCACTCGATCCGCGAGTCGACGTACCTCTTCCGCGGCCCGACGCGCCTCACGCCGTAA
- a CDS encoding glutaredoxin family protein, protein MVEITLIAKPGCHLCDEARPVVERVVGDFEGVTLTEVSILDDPALEARWADDIPVVLIDGRPHSSWRVDPAKLADRIRSRLTA, encoded by the coding sequence ATGGTCGAGATCACCCTCATCGCGAAGCCCGGCTGCCACCTGTGCGACGAGGCGCGGCCGGTCGTCGAGCGCGTCGTCGGCGACTTCGAGGGCGTGACGCTCACCGAGGTGTCGATCCTCGACGACCCGGCGCTCGAGGCGCGCTGGGCCGACGACATCCCCGTCGTGCTCATCGACGGTCGGCCCCACTCGTCGTGGCGGGTCGACCCGGCGAAGCTGGCCGACCGCATCCGCTCGCGCCTTACGGCGTGA
- a CDS encoding GNAT family N-acetyltransferase: MRCNLGTPDVSGLETALAALATWQVPGDPLQLHPGDLGWHLRLGTAATADAVRTWSADGRIVAVGLLDGADLLRVATAPALRQDAALADAMTEDIALPERGVLPAGGASVEAPSGALLDARLAEAAGIVAWSCGAGRPGLIEPMGVHARHRGRGHGRTITLAAAAALRELGASSTQVATEAARAAAVATYRSAGFAPLPARWDRVRQA, encoded by the coding sequence ATGCGCTGCAACCTCGGCACGCCGGACGTCAGCGGACTCGAGACGGCGCTCGCGGCGCTCGCGACCTGGCAGGTGCCCGGCGACCCGCTGCAGCTGCATCCGGGCGATCTGGGGTGGCACCTGCGCCTCGGCACGGCGGCGACCGCGGATGCGGTGCGGACGTGGAGCGCGGACGGCCGGATCGTGGCCGTCGGCCTGCTCGACGGCGCCGACCTGCTGCGCGTGGCCACCGCCCCGGCGCTGCGACAGGACGCGGCGCTCGCCGACGCGATGACCGAGGACATCGCGCTGCCGGAGCGCGGCGTGCTGCCCGCAGGCGGAGCGTCGGTGGAGGCGCCCTCCGGGGCGCTGCTCGACGCGCGGCTCGCAGAGGCCGCCGGGATCGTCGCGTGGTCGTGCGGCGCGGGGCGCCCCGGGCTCATCGAGCCGATGGGTGTGCACGCTCGCCACCGCGGTCGCGGTCACGGGCGCACCATCACCCTCGCGGCCGCCGCGGCGCTGCGCGAGCTCGGCGCCTCGAGCACGCAGGTGGCGACCGAGGCCGCACGCGCGGCGGCGGTCGCCACCTACCGCTCGGCGGGCTTCGCGCCGCTGCCCGCGCGATGGGATCGCGTGCGCCAGGCCTAG
- a CDS encoding 30S ribosomal protein bS22, with the protein MGSVVKKRRKRMAKKKHRKLLRKTRHQRRNRK; encoded by the coding sequence ATGGGTTCTGTGGTCAAGAAGCGTCGCAAGCGCATGGCGAAGAAGAAGCACCGCAAGCTGCTTCGCAAGACGCGCCACCAGCGTCGCAACCGCAAGTAG
- a CDS encoding ArsR/SmtB family transcription factor — MADIFSVIADSTRRDILSVLLERRSMTGEASVSQIVEALGVPQPTVSKHLRTLRDAGLVTVREDGQHRYYAIVLSPFDQIDDWLMPFIFADGEQEEASLGAAAFAAWAGVNVQAPLRAAADQARQAAEQARVAAEQALARIGDRVEHPAPVGASLGRRAAESVHDLQERMQEARDRIHEVQDRLHDMQSRASQRFDEARGKLRGGEPERPAIAGDAGGPERPARTEDDAELD; from the coding sequence ATGGCCGACATCTTCAGCGTCATCGCGGACAGCACGCGACGCGACATCCTGAGCGTGCTCCTCGAGCGCCGCAGCATGACGGGCGAGGCCAGCGTCAGCCAGATCGTCGAGGCGCTCGGCGTGCCCCAGCCGACGGTCTCGAAGCACCTGCGCACCCTGCGCGACGCCGGGCTCGTGACGGTGCGCGAGGACGGCCAGCACCGCTACTACGCGATCGTGCTCTCGCCCTTCGACCAGATCGACGACTGGCTCATGCCGTTCATCTTCGCCGACGGCGAGCAGGAGGAGGCGAGCCTCGGCGCCGCCGCCTTCGCCGCGTGGGCCGGCGTCAACGTGCAGGCGCCGCTGCGCGCCGCGGCGGACCAGGCCCGGCAGGCCGCCGAGCAGGCGCGCGTCGCCGCCGAGCAGGCCCTCGCCCGCATCGGCGACCGCGTCGAGCACCCCGCGCCCGTCGGCGCCTCCCTCGGGCGCCGCGCCGCCGAGAGCGTGCACGACCTGCAGGAGCGGATGCAGGAGGCCCGGGACCGCATCCACGAGGTGCAGGACCGCCTGCACGACATGCAGTCGCGCGCCTCGCAGCGCTTCGACGAGGCCCGCGGCAAGCTGCGCGGGGGCGAGCCCGAGCGCCCCGCCATCGCGGGCGACGCGGGCGGTCCCGAGCGGCCCGCGCGCACCGAGGACGACGCCGAGCTCGACTGA
- a CDS encoding TrkH family potassium uptake protein, whose protein sequence is MADQQTSSDRSFVGRARDGLDVFASSYPARFAILVFAGLNVVFMLLLMTPWASADGRATPIVDAFFQAVSVVCVTGLTVVDMATHWSPLGNAVVMVGVEVGGIGVLTLASLLGMTVARRLGLRQRLLAASDSNPSRVRKGVVKEGQAIRLGEVGGLLRTVAISVLSFEAALVVLLYPRILLEGKDPLTALYEAVYWSIMAFTNSGFVPTVEGLEPYATDPWFMIVLMLGVFIGSLGFPVYFVLLRHLSRPRQWSLHVKLTISVSVMLFLAGGLAYLVLEWGNGDSWGTRDFGQQLLHAFFLSSMARSGGFAVDDLGLLHNSSLLVTDMLMFVGGGSASTAGGIKVTTLAILFLAAVAEARGRRSMEAFGRRIPSDVLRLAVSVTLWSATIVALVTVVLLEITGAPMSFVLFDVISAFATVGLSTGFTHSGLEDPAKVILALTMFAGRIGSVTLAAALAASQRTQLFTRPEERPIVG, encoded by the coding sequence GTGGCCGACCAGCAGACCTCGAGCGATCGATCGTTCGTGGGGCGTGCCCGCGACGGCCTCGACGTCTTCGCGAGCAGCTACCCGGCCCGCTTCGCGATCCTCGTCTTCGCGGGCCTCAACGTCGTGTTCATGCTGCTGCTCATGACGCCGTGGGCGTCGGCCGACGGCCGGGCGACGCCGATCGTGGATGCGTTCTTCCAGGCCGTGAGCGTCGTGTGCGTCACGGGCCTCACCGTCGTCGACATGGCCACGCACTGGAGCCCCCTCGGCAACGCCGTCGTGATGGTCGGCGTCGAGGTCGGCGGCATCGGCGTGCTGACGCTCGCGTCGCTCCTCGGCATGACGGTCGCGCGCCGGCTGGGCCTGCGTCAGCGGCTCCTGGCCGCGAGCGACTCGAACCCGTCGCGGGTGCGGAAGGGCGTCGTGAAGGAGGGTCAGGCGATCCGGCTCGGCGAGGTCGGCGGGCTGCTGCGGACGGTCGCGATCTCGGTGCTCTCCTTCGAGGCCGCGCTCGTGGTGCTGCTGTACCCGCGCATCCTGCTCGAGGGGAAGGATCCGCTCACCGCCCTCTACGAGGCCGTCTACTGGTCGATCATGGCCTTCACGAACTCCGGCTTCGTCCCGACGGTCGAGGGCCTCGAGCCGTACGCGACCGACCCGTGGTTCATGATCGTGCTGATGCTCGGCGTCTTCATCGGCTCGCTCGGCTTCCCCGTCTATTTCGTGCTGCTGCGCCACCTCAGCCGTCCGCGGCAGTGGTCGCTGCACGTCAAGCTCACCATCTCGGTCTCGGTGATGCTCTTCCTCGCGGGCGGGCTCGCCTACCTCGTGCTCGAGTGGGGCAACGGCGACTCGTGGGGCACGCGCGACTTCGGCCAGCAGCTGCTGCACGCCTTCTTCCTGTCGTCGATGGCGCGCTCCGGCGGCTTCGCCGTCGACGACCTCGGGCTGCTGCACAACTCGAGCCTGCTCGTGACCGACATGCTCATGTTCGTCGGCGGCGGCTCGGCCTCGACCGCCGGCGGCATCAAGGTGACGACGCTCGCGATCCTCTTCCTCGCCGCGGTCGCCGAGGCGCGCGGCCGCCGCTCGATGGAGGCGTTCGGCCGCCGCATCCCGTCCGACGTGCTGCGCCTCGCGGTCTCGGTCACGCTCTGGAGCGCGACCATCGTCGCCCTCGTGACCGTCGTGCTGCTCGAGATCACCGGCGCCCCGATGTCGTTCGTGCTCTTCGACGTCATCAGCGCGTTCGCCACCGTGGGCCTCTCGACGGGCTTCACGCACTCCGGCCTCGAGGACCCGGCGAAGGTCATCCTGGCCCTGACGATGTTCGCCGGACGCATCGGTAGTGTGACGCTCGCCGCCGCGCTCGCGGCGAGCCAGCGCACGCAGCTGTTCACGCGCCCCGAGGAGAGGCCGATCGTTGGTTGA
- a CDS encoding potassium channel family protein yields the protein MVDRIPHDAPVLVIGLGRFGAATAGQLARLDREVLAIDDDINLVQKWSERLTHTVQADARSIDALKQLGAQDFSIAVCAVGSSIEASVLIVANLVDLGIPQIWAKAISQSHGKILSRIGANHVIYPEAEAGERVAHLVSGRMLDYIQFDDQFAIVKMYPPKRIRGMTLAESQIRSKYHLTVVGVKSPGGEFTYATPETVVSNHDLIIVSGHHADIERFAGLGS from the coding sequence TTGGTTGACAGGATCCCCCACGACGCCCCCGTGCTCGTGATCGGCCTCGGCCGCTTCGGCGCCGCGACCGCCGGGCAGCTCGCGCGCCTCGACCGCGAGGTGCTCGCGATCGACGACGACATCAACCTCGTGCAGAAGTGGTCCGAGCGCCTCACCCACACGGTGCAGGCGGATGCGCGGTCGATCGACGCGCTCAAGCAGCTCGGCGCCCAGGACTTCTCGATCGCCGTGTGCGCGGTGGGGTCGTCGATCGAGGCGTCGGTGCTCATCGTCGCCAACCTCGTCGACCTCGGCATCCCGCAGATCTGGGCGAAAGCCATCAGCCAGTCGCACGGCAAGATCCTCAGCCGGATCGGCGCCAACCACGTCATCTACCCGGAGGCGGAGGCCGGCGAGCGCGTCGCCCACCTCGTCTCGGGCCGGATGCTCGACTACATCCAGTTCGACGACCAGTTCGCGATCGTGAAGATGTACCCGCCCAAGCGCATCCGCGGCATGACGCTCGCGGAGTCGCAGATCCGCTCGAAGTACCACCTCACCGTCGTGGGCGTGAAGAGCCCGGGCGGCGAGTTCACCTACGCCACCCCGGAGACGGTCGTGTCGAACCACGACCTCATCATCGTCTCCGGCCACCACGCCGACATCGAGCGGTTCGCGGGCCTCGGCTCGTGA